In Streptomyces sp. NBC_00569, a single genomic region encodes these proteins:
- a CDS encoding aldehyde dehydrogenase, which produces MNVYDRLYVAGSWTTPSNPELLDIRSPHDRSVIGRAAQAQPADVDRAVAAARAAFERGTWRMTAPLERVAVLRRFNALREANAEKIASLISAENGSAGWFTLAGQPGLTRQANAYLKAAEEFGWEETLLPSDPASPVRSVVRREAVGVVAAVIPWNSPFSSATSKIIPALLAGNSVVLKVSPENSLSMGFLAELVEQLGLPEGVLSILPADRETSEYLVSHPDVDKIAFTGSTRAGRRIAAIAGEQLKRVSLELGGKSAAVILPDADVNKAVQGLKFGSLLNNGESCIAQTRILAPREKYEEVVAGLKDLVESLKVGAPDDPDTFIGPMIRPDQQQRVRDYIEIGIKEGARLVTGGPQIPEGLEGGNYVTPTVFADVTNSMRIAQEEIFGPVLVVIAYDDEDEAARIANDSEYGLSGGVWSADEGHALAFARRIRTGTVTVNGAPIGFDGPFGGFKNSGIGREYGAVGLGTYTEYQTVTL; this is translated from the coding sequence ATGAACGTCTACGACCGCCTCTACGTCGCCGGCTCCTGGACCACGCCGAGCAATCCCGAACTGCTCGACATCCGCTCCCCGCACGACCGGTCCGTCATCGGCCGCGCCGCCCAGGCCCAGCCCGCCGACGTCGACCGTGCCGTGGCCGCGGCCCGTGCCGCGTTCGAGAGGGGGACCTGGCGCATGACAGCGCCGCTGGAGCGTGTGGCGGTACTGCGCCGGTTCAACGCACTGCGCGAAGCGAACGCGGAGAAGATCGCCTCCCTGATCTCCGCCGAGAACGGCTCGGCCGGCTGGTTCACTCTCGCCGGCCAGCCCGGACTGACGCGCCAGGCGAACGCCTACCTCAAGGCGGCGGAGGAGTTCGGCTGGGAGGAGACACTGCTGCCCTCCGACCCTGCGTCACCGGTGCGCAGCGTGGTGCGCCGCGAGGCCGTAGGAGTGGTGGCTGCGGTGATCCCCTGGAACTCCCCCTTCTCGTCCGCCACTTCAAAGATCATTCCTGCTCTGCTGGCGGGCAACTCGGTGGTACTGAAGGTCTCGCCCGAGAACTCGCTGAGCATGGGCTTCCTGGCCGAACTCGTGGAGCAACTGGGTCTGCCCGAAGGCGTGCTCAGCATCCTGCCCGCCGACCGCGAGACCAGCGAGTACCTGGTGTCGCACCCGGATGTCGACAAGATCGCCTTCACCGGCTCGACCCGGGCCGGTCGCCGGATCGCCGCCATCGCGGGCGAGCAATTGAAGCGGGTCAGCCTGGAACTGGGCGGCAAGTCGGCGGCGGTCATCCTGCCGGACGCGGACGTGAACAAGGCAGTGCAGGGACTGAAGTTCGGCTCGCTGCTCAACAACGGTGAGTCGTGCATCGCACAGACGCGCATCCTCGCTCCGCGCGAGAAGTACGAAGAGGTCGTCGCCGGCCTCAAGGACCTGGTCGAGTCGCTGAAGGTCGGCGCCCCCGACGACCCGGACACCTTCATCGGCCCCATGATCCGCCCCGACCAGCAGCAGCGCGTACGCGACTACATCGAAATCGGCATCAAGGAAGGCGCCCGCCTCGTCACGGGCGGCCCGCAGATCCCCGAGGGCCTGGAGGGCGGCAACTACGTCACCCCGACCGTCTTCGCCGACGTCACCAACTCCATGCGCATCGCACAGGAAGAGATCTTCGGCCCGGTCCTCGTCGTCATCGCGTACGACGACGAGGACGAGGCCGCGCGGATCGCCAACGACTCCGAGTACGGCCTCTCCGGTGGCGTGTGGTCCGCCGACGAGGGCCACGCCCTCGCGTTCGCCCGGCGTATCCGCACCGGCACCGTCACCGTGAACGGCGCCCCCATCGGCTTCGACGGCCCCTTCGGCGGCTTCAAGAACAGCGGCATCGGCCGCGAGTACGGGGCCGTCGGCCTCGGCACCTACACCGAATACCAGACCGTCACCCTGTGA